AAGGACAAGGACTTTTGATCACTAGAACAGCACATAATATCGAGCCCATTATACATGGTGGAGGTCAAGAATATGGCGTTCGCAGTGGTACAATTAATTTACCAATGGCAGTATCAATGGCAAAAGCCATTAATAATGCTATGAAACAGACAGATGAATTGCATCAAAGATTGTCTTCTTACCAACAACAAATTAGAGCCATGGTTCAAACATACCCTGGTATTAAAATTAATTCTCCTGAAGATGCTGCACCACAAATCATCAATTTAGGATTTCCTGGTGTTAAAGGGGAAGTTTTAGTCAATGCGTTCTCAAAACAAGATATTATGGTATCTACTACGAGCGCTTGCTCTTCTAAAAGGGGTAAACTCAATGAAGTATTGCTTGCAATGGGTATTTCTGACCGACAAATTGAAGGAAGTATTAGAATATCAATGGGACAGATGACTACACAAAAAGATATCGATAACTTTAAAGATAAATTTGAAATTATATATGAAGAAGTGAAGGAGTTGTTGAAGTAATGAGATATGACCACTTAATAGTTAGATATGGTGAGTTAACACTTAAAGGTTCAAACCGTAAAAAATTTGTGAATCAATTAAAAACTAATGTGACACGAGCTTTGAAGCCTTTAGAAGGATTCCATATTAAAGGTAAAAGAGATCGTATGTACATAGAGTTGTTCGAAGAAGCGGATATTGATGAAATCATACATCGATTATCTAAAGTGTATGGTATTAAATCAATCAGTCCGGTATTGAAAACAGAAAAGAATGATCAAGCCATGGCTAATGTCGCTGTGCAATTAGCGCAATCATTTGATCATGGTTCAACATTTAAGATTGACGTTAAGCGATCAGATAAGTCTTATCCTAAAGATACTTATGAGCTACAGCGAGAAATTGGTGGAGCAGTATTAAAAAATGTGGAAGGACTAACAGTAGATGTGAGACAACCACAACATGAAATTCGTGTAGAAGTGCGTTTAGATGCAATCTATATTTATGTGGAAGTCATTCAAGGATCCGGAGGTTTACCAGTTGGTACAGGCGGTAAAACGCTTTTGATGTTATCTGGAGGAATTGATTCACCTGTTGCAGGTATGGAAGTAATGAAACGTGGTGTGACAATTGAAGCGATACATTTCCATAGTCCGCCATTTACGAGTGAAAAAGCTAAAGAAAAAGTTATAGAACTGACACGTATAATGTCTGAACGTGTTGGTCCAATTAAATTACACATCGTGCCTTTTACAGATTTACAAAAACAAATCAATAAGTCAGTACATCCAAGATATACGATGACTTCCACTCGTCGATTAATGATGAGAGTGGCTGATCAATTAGTGCATAAAATTGGCGCTTTAGGTATCGTCAATGGTGAAAACCTTGGACAAGTTGCAAGTCAAACACTCAATAGCATGTATGCGATAAATCACGTTACATCAACGCCAGTGTTACGCCCTTTATTAACGCTTGATAAGGAAGATATTGTGAAAAAGGCTAAAGAAATTGGTACTTTCGAAGTTTCCATTCAACCTTATGAAGATTGTTGTACCATTTTCACCCCTAAAAACCCAGTAACAGAACCAGACTTTGATAAAGTTGTAGAATACGAAAGTGTATTTAACTTTGATAGTATGGTGGATGAAGCTGTCGAAAACATTGAAACAATTATGGTAGATAAAAATTATAAATCTGAAAAAGATAAATCAACTGATGCTTTAATGGAAGATTTATTCTAATAAATAATCGCAAAGGGGTCATGACATGGAATGGGATATATATGTCATATTGATTATTGTTTTGTTTGGATTTTTAGCATCATTTATTGATTCAGTCGTAGGTGGTGGAGGATTAATTTCTACTCCTGCACTACTAGCAATTGGATTGCCACCTGCAGTAGCACTAGGAACAAATAAATTAGCAAGTTCATTTGGGACACTGACAAGCACCATCAAGTTTATTAGATCAGGTAATGTTGATTTGAAAATAGTATCCAAACTGTTTCCGTTTGTCCTTATAGCATCATCAGCTGGTGCTTATTTAGCAACACTATTACCTGCACAACTTTTAAAACCATTAATTATTATTGCATTGTCATTAGTATTTATTTATACCTTAGTAAAAAAAGATTGGGGTTCAGTTAGGACGTTCACCACTTTCACACGAATGAAAGCCATTATGTTTGTCATGGCATATCTTATTATTGGTTTCTATGATGGATTTATTGGTGGTGGTACAGGGTCATTCATGTTATTTGTATTACTTATGTTTGGATTTGACTTTTTAAGTGCAGCAGGCAATGCTAAAGTACTCAATTTCGCATCCAATATAGGGGCTTTAATCTTATTTATGATATTAGGACAAGTTGATTATTTTTATGGACTAATAATGGCAGTCAGTATGATCTTAGGTTCATATGTGGGTGCACAATTCGCCATAAGTAAAGGTGTGGGTTATGTTAAATTGTTATTTATAACAGTCACTGCACTATTGATACTTAAAAATGCATTTGACTACTTATTACCTTTTTTTACAAATTAATATAATTAAAATGAAAGCAAATCTTTATTGAAGTAGATGGACTTAAACGTAAGTACTATCAATTCATAATAAGATTTGCTTTTTGAATAAATCGAATGTTCCTTAGTAAAAATATTTAACACTATATATAACGAATTTTTAAGATATAAAAGTTTAAAATTGAATTTGGTCATATTGATGTCGTATGATATTAATGGATGAAAAATATAAATAGGAGGTCATATATATGACTGAAATTACATTTAAAAATAACCCAGTAACATTATCAGGACAACAAGTGAATGAGGGAGATGTTGCACCTAATTTCACAGTATTAGATAACGATTTAAATCAAAAATCTTTAGATGACTATGCTAATAAGAAAAAATTGATCAGTGTAGTACCATCTATTGATACTGGTGTATGTGATCAACAAACACGTAAGTTTAATGAAGAAGCATCACAAGAAGATGGTGTTGTATTAACAATTTCAGTTGACCTACCATTTGCACAAAAAAGATGGTGTGCATCTAATGGTTTAGATAATGTGGTAACATTAAGTGACCATAGAGATTTATCATTCGGTGAAAACTTTGGTGTGGTGATGGAAGGCATGCGATTATTAGCTCGTTCAGTATTCGTACTAGATCAAGACAACAAAGTGGTATATAAAGAAATTGTAAGTGAAGGTACAAACTTCCCAGATTTCGAAAAAGCCTTAGAAGCATACAAAAATTTATAACTATTTGTCTAAAGATGGAAACTTTTAGATAGTAGTGTGAGAAATAAGCATCCATTGTTTTTTACAAGTGATAATATGACATCAACTGATTTCACTATGAAAGCGATGGATGCTTTTTATAGAGAGGGATTTAAATGGCAGAAGAAAATACGATTATGGAAAGATTATTCCATCACTTAGATGAAAAAGCTAAAACTTTAAACCAAGAAAATGGACAAAGTTTTATAGAAAATCTAGGGTTAGCAATGGAAGATATCTATACTAATCAACGAGAAATGTTAGAACAAGCTACTCTTCAAGATAGAAGAAAAGCATTCCAATTTGCATATTTAAGTTTAATGCAAGAAGAAAATATACAGGCTAATCATCAAATCACACCAGATTCAATTGGTTTAATTTTAGGTTTCTTAGTTCAACGATTTACACAAGATAATGACGAGTTGCATGTGGTTGATATTGCAAGTGGTGCAGGTCACTTAAGTGCTGCTGTTAAAGAAGTGTTAACTGAGACAACAATTATGCATCATCTTATTGAAGTGGATCCAGTGCTTTCTAGAGTGAGCGTTCACCTTGCAAACTACCTAGAAATACCTTTCGATGTATATCCACAAGATGCTATTATGCCACTACCATTAGAAGAATCTGATATTGTAATTGGTGATTTGCCTATTGGTTATTATCCAGTAGATGACCGTAGTAAAGAAATGAAACTAGGTTTCAAAGAGGGGCATAGTTACTCCCATTACTTGCTTATTGAACAAGCTGTTAATGCATTAAAAGGGGCAGGATATGCATTTTTAGTTGTTCCAAGCGAGTTATTCTCAGGAGAACATGTGAAACAGTTAGAAAAATTCATTACTACAGAAACGGAAATGCAAGCATTTTTAAATCTACCATCTACGTTA
The DNA window shown above is from Staphylococcus sp. M0911 and carries:
- the thiI gene encoding tRNA uracil 4-sulfurtransferase ThiI, whose amino-acid sequence is MRYDHLIVRYGELTLKGSNRKKFVNQLKTNVTRALKPLEGFHIKGKRDRMYIELFEEADIDEIIHRLSKVYGIKSISPVLKTEKNDQAMANVAVQLAQSFDHGSTFKIDVKRSDKSYPKDTYELQREIGGAVLKNVEGLTVDVRQPQHEIRVEVRLDAIYIYVEVIQGSGGLPVGTGGKTLLMLSGGIDSPVAGMEVMKRGVTIEAIHFHSPPFTSEKAKEKVIELTRIMSERVGPIKLHIVPFTDLQKQINKSVHPRYTMTSTRRLMMRVADQLVHKIGALGIVNGENLGQVASQTLNSMYAINHVTSTPVLRPLLTLDKEDIVKKAKEIGTFEVSIQPYEDCCTIFTPKNPVTEPDFDKVVEYESVFNFDSMVDEAVENIETIMVDKNYKSEKDKSTDALMEDLF
- a CDS encoding TSUP family transporter produces the protein MEWDIYVILIIVLFGFLASFIDSVVGGGGLISTPALLAIGLPPAVALGTNKLASSFGTLTSTIKFIRSGNVDLKIVSKLFPFVLIASSAGAYLATLLPAQLLKPLIIIALSLVFIYTLVKKDWGSVRTFTTFTRMKAIMFVMAYLIIGFYDGFIGGGTGSFMLFVLLMFGFDFLSAAGNAKVLNFASNIGALILFMILGQVDYFYGLIMAVSMILGSYVGAQFAISKGVGYVKLLFITVTALLILKNAFDYLLPFFTN
- the tpx gene encoding thiol peroxidase; the protein is MTEITFKNNPVTLSGQQVNEGDVAPNFTVLDNDLNQKSLDDYANKKKLISVVPSIDTGVCDQQTRKFNEEASQEDGVVLTISVDLPFAQKRWCASNGLDNVVTLSDHRDLSFGENFGVVMEGMRLLARSVFVLDQDNKVVYKEIVSEGTNFPDFEKALEAYKNL
- a CDS encoding class I SAM-dependent methyltransferase, with the translated sequence MAEENTIMERLFHHLDEKAKTLNQENGQSFIENLGLAMEDIYTNQREMLEQATLQDRRKAFQFAYLSLMQEENIQANHQITPDSIGLILGFLVQRFTQDNDELHVVDIASGAGHLSAAVKEVLTETTIMHHLIEVDPVLSRVSVHLANYLEIPFDVYPQDAIMPLPLEESDIVIGDLPIGYYPVDDRSKEMKLGFKEGHSYSHYLLIEQAVNALKGAGYAFLVVPSELFSGEHVKQLEKFITTETEMQAFLNLPSTLFKNEKARKSILILQKKKADVTKPVEVFLANIPDFKNPQQFQGFITELNQWMDTNHTKK